The nucleotide window ACCATTTTCCCCACGAGGTTAAATCAAATCCTCCCATTAGTCCCACTCGTCAAAAACACGCACTTGACCAGTTGACCTCACCAGTAAGTTGTGTGCCCTTATTTTAACGTCTTCTAATTTCCTAGACCTCTACCATAGAAGATAGAACTTTCATTGCACACCTTTGCAGATTCAAAGATCCTTCAGCTTGTATAGTTGTACGTGGAATCAAATTGTAAGGTAAATTTCCCAGAACTCTTATGCATGCATGTAATGATcgttctgatgatgaagatatgaaattctcttatttttcttttatgaagATATGATGAATACATGTTTACTGTCTAAGTGCAGCAACAGCAAGCAAATAtgtttctccttcttcttcttttcctctctctGGGTAGGTTTTCTTCCCAATATGGATTCATTCAAACGGATTTTCATTCCTTCTTCTCATCCTCTTAGTAAATGTCTTATTTGAAGTTTACCGCTTCGATTTTAGTTGGTCATCCTTCTCAGGAGCCACAGATCGGATATTCTGTGTTCTCATCTGAAATGGGTCGCTGCCTTGTGGTTGCGGCAGCAATGTCAGGGCGGATATGGGTTGCTTCGGTGCCGTGGATCTCATATGGGTCTTCGGTGCTCAAGGACCCACTCATTttcttcaaccaaaaaaaaaaaaaattataatatcatATATATTATAGGATATccgtattaattaagccaataagaCTTAtagttaaattttcaaaaacctcCAATTTACCCTTCTTTAATTATAGTCTAAAAATCTATAATTTAACACATGAAGGGTAAAAGAGTAAATATAACAGTAAACTGAATCGAAGAAATTACAGAAAAAAATCTTTTTGTTAGTTGGcagtttaaataaaaaaactgcttattaaacaaaaagttatttattttttttttaagttattcataatttcataaaaaataaacatttttttgataaattactaaaacaaactatttttttagaaatactaataaaaactcaaacaaaatattataaacacaaataaaatatataaaaaaaaaggccaaTTGATTAAGAGGCTTAGTTATAAATTAGGTGGGAAACCGAGAGGCTGGAGTTGGCGTTCTGGACGGAGAATAGCTAGCCGTAACTGtttattttgtcttctttttagggttttttttaaaaaaaaaaaggttttggtCAGGTTAAATGAGTTCCTAGCTACTAATATCTAGGATTTTGGGTCCTTGGTCTTGGGGTTGTGTCATTTTTATGGCACTATTCTCGGGGGCAATGTGTTATAATAATTTAGGTGCCTTATTGTTATCAGTCTGATGGTGAACTACCCGTGTCGCGTGGTCTAATTGTTTCACGACACTGTCAGAACAACGTGAAGCGGTTTTTCTTAATGTTTGTTGTGAGATTGTATCATGATTCTTGAGATTGGTAACTATCTTTGTGGAATGAGAAGATGAACATTGTAGTTGGTTAGAGATTGGCCATCACGACAAATGGATGTCACTGATAATGATACACCTGTAATTGAATTTTTTAATAGAAAAGAGAGTGGGGAAAACATTTCTTCTCATCCCCGTGTTTTGTAATCTTTGCTATGGTTGAATAAAAGTTCTTtcgttctaaaaaaaaataaaaataaaaaataaggaaaaagagagagaactaGCTACATGCAATGTAGAAAATGATCCAGATACTATGCACCGGTATGTCTTTTAAGAAGTATCCACTTAGCCACTGCTACAGTGCTACACTATAGTTTTGCATCCATCTCTTTAGGAAACCACAAACCTAACTATGTAAATGCTTTCttccaaaaataaaactacCTGAGTGTACAAAAATGGAGTTGGCTTTTTGTGGATTGCATGTATTACAGTTTTCAACTGCTACAATAGAATTTGAGTAAATTGACTCGCCTGCTAGGCTGCTAGCTAACTTGCACATGTTTTCCTAAGAGAAATTTCTACTCTATGTGTGTTCCATCTTTTGTAACTTTTATGTTAATTAATTTGCACACCTTTAAAGCTATATAGCAAAGGGTATCATGTCAGAGGATTTCCAGGAGGAACCTGCACATGAAGTAGAAGGGCCATTTGAAAGCAGGCTGCAGACATCTCATCCATTACCAGAAGGCCTGGGAGCACAAGTGATAGCTCTCTTCACGAGTACTTTTCGCGAACCAAAGAAGATAGATAATAAAATTCCACCAAAAGTACAAGCAACAACACCTGCTAAATGGGCTCAGAGTGCTCCAACTCAAGAACGTACAAATATATCTGGCGATGTACTAAGAAAAGATCAGAAGGATGTTACACATACTCCAGGTATTAAGTTTGAGCATATTATTCCAGTTTTGTTTCTGGAACCTTCTTGAAATTTTTGTGCGCTGACAACTTTTTTCTTTGCGCATGCTTACCCCAGAAAACAATGCCACAGCAACACCAAGTAAGCACCTCATTCAAACTTTATATCATTATCTATTCATAACTTTCATTTCCTCGTGGCATGTTCAAAGATAACAttttcaaaccaaaaaaaaaaaagacaacacTCAACATTTGTATTTTCTTGGTAGCTATCATAAACACCAACCTAGTTCCGTACGTGACACTACATCTTGCTGCTCTGAATGGTGACTGGATGACTGCTAGAAATTTCTTGCAATTACAGCCAGAAGCTGTGAGGGCTAAGATCACAAAGGGTTCAGAAACTGCTCTTCACATTGCAGCTGGGGCAAAACGTACACTTTTTGTTGAGGAGCTAGTAAAATGGATGACACCAAATGACCTTGAATTGAAGAATGATGTAGGAAACACCGCCCTTTATTTTGCTGCTGTATCTGGTATCAAAAGGATTGCTGAGGTAATGGTGGATATTAACCCAAGATTACCTCAGATCCGAGGTACTAAAGATCTAACACCTCTTCATATGGCTACATTGCTAGGCCACAAAGAAATTGTATGGTATCTATACGACAAGACAATTTTGACAGAACAAGATTACATAGGGCTTCTTATTTCTGCCATAACGGCAGATCTTTATGGTAAGCATAGAAAATTAAGGATATTGCTTCAACACACATGAAGATGATCAGTAATAGAACTTTTCTTGTTCACTATGAAAAATTGACAATAAACTCTTTTTCATGATATATTACAGATGTAGCACTGGATATAATTCAAAAGCACCCTGAAATGGCTTTTGCTCGAGATAGAAATGGAGAGACAGCACTACATGTATTGGCTCGAAAGCCTTCAGCATGTTATAGTGGAAGTCAGCTGGGATCTTTGAAACGATGGATAACTTCGTGTAAGTAAACTCATGATATTTTTCAGACCATTCTCTGTTttgcctttctctctcaatatGAAAATATTGGTATGTTTGTTAAAATAGTTTCACCAAGTCAGCTAAGGGAAGCTTCAAGGCTTTCATGCCATTAGGAGTGCAGAATGCTATCAAAATtggaaaaacaaagagaatgaaaaaaacaagaagaaaatgcCAAGTAGAGGATCTAGGTAGAAAATTAAAGCCTGAAAGTCTTTCTAACAGAACTCCTCTTGATGATTGCAGATGTGGCTATGGATATAGTTGAACAACACCCTGAAATGATTTCTGTTCAAGATGAAATTGTGGAGACTACACTCCAAATAGTGGAGCCTTCGGCATGTTATAGTGGAAATCAGCTGGGACTTTGGAAACGATTGATATTATCTGGTATGTAAATGATGTTGGGTTCATGCACTATTCTGAACTTTTGTTTAAAAATTAAATACTTggttttcattttgttgtttcatTCAGTCCCCAATATCCAGGTCTCATacgacaaaaagttgaatcataTGCAAGCAACTGAACTTGTGAAGCTGCTTTGGAAAAAAGTTTTGACACTAGGGAGTGATTTGGGGATAAATGATTTGATCAATGTACCCTCTCGCTTATTGTTTACTGCTGCTGAATTGGGGAATATAGAGTTTCTCATTATACTTATTAGATCGTACCCCAGTCTCATTTGGCAAGTTGATGAACAAAACCGAAGCATATTTCATGCTGCATTGATTCATCGACaggaaaaagttttcaatcTCATTTATGAATTAGGCGGTCTGAAAGACTTAATTGCCTCTTATAAAGATGTAAACAACAATAACATGCTTCATTTGGCTGCACGAGCATCTCCAAATCGACTAAGTTTTGATACAGGGGCAGCATTGAAACTGCGAAGAGAGTTGACTTGGTTTAAGGTAAGATTTCTCCCCAAGTCACTTTTTGCTCATAGTTTTCGACTTTTCGTAAGCTGTAATGTGAAAGTTTTAAGCCATAATTGGAAGGTTAGTGACAAATTTGATGCTCTGCCACTAGTAACTCTTTTTACATTTGGTCTCAATTATCAACTACTTCTTTTATTGCAACTTAGGAGGTGGAGAAGATTGTCCAGCCATTATACAAAGAAATGAGGAACTCAGATGGAGAAACACCTCAACTTCTTTTCACCAAGGAACACAAGGAACTACTACGACAAGGAGAAGAGTGGATGAAGGGCACTGCATCATCATGCATGGTTGTGGCAACTCTTATTGCCACTGTAATGTTTTCTGTCTTCTCCACTGTCCCCGGTGGCAACAACAATAACACAGGCATTCCCATATTCCTTAAATCAAGGGCCTTCAAGGTTTTTGTCATATCAGATTCAATATCCCTCATCTCTTCGACCACTTCAATCTTGAGTTTTCTGTCCATTCTTACATCACGCTACACTGAAGGAGATTTTCTCAATTCATTACCGTATAGATTGATCGTGGGGCTTGCTACCTTATTTATCTCTATGGCTACAATGATGATGACATTTGTTGCCACACTTCTTATGGTTCTTGGCCCTGGATTTCATGAGATAAAATTTCCAGTTGCTTTGGTTGCTGCAGTTCCAGTTGGTTTCTACGCGTTACTACAGTTTCCTCTTCTATCTGATATGATCTGTCATGCTTATATCTCAAGAGTTTCTTTTCGTCCATGCAACCACCTCTTGCACTAGATATACACCGAAAGTACTTTTTTACTCGATGTGTTTGTGTAAAATATAATTGTCACGACTAAAGATAAATGTAAGCGTATGTATGTATGGCACTAACATTGGgaattttaaatttttcatcaaaattctctccatttacTATCTCTGTTCTGAAAAACTGCAGATATCATGGTgactttgatttgaatttgCCAAATGTGGCTTTGGCAACAGTAAGATTGCTTACAGGGTTAGAACCATGGGTATGTAATACTCTGGCATTGACGTAGCATTTAATTATGAGGCTAAGAATGTGCTATTCACTCCGGCTCTATATATGTGCAACTCAGATGCACTTGTTATGCTAATCTCAGTGTGTGCAGGTGCAAACAGAACATCTCCTTGGATGATTGCATGATCTCCATTACTCGTACATATGGTTCCCTTCCCAAAAGTGACCACAAAAATGGAAGGACCAGGTACTGCAGGAAACTCTGTTGATTCTCCGTGGGGAAGATGGATCCGATCAACCTCAAATTCTTCAAAAGGCGGTATGTACCTTGTTACATGAGGATTCACAGCAACTCCTCGCAAGATTTCAGGGAAACCCTGCTTATATGTGAGCATAGAACAAAGGGTTTTGATATCTCGATGCTTGGGAGTAAGGCCAGCCCTAACTACGTTGTCTGAGGTTGCCATGCACTCGATGCAATCCCCAGATATATAGGCATGGGGTTCATTTGCTCCAAGGCATAATGCTTCTCCAGGATTAAGCTTCACATGGTTAAGAAAGAATGCAGCTATCACACCCACATCGTTCGGATATTGCTTTTCCAATTGCAACACTAGCTGCTCCTTTTCTGTCAGCTGCCTCACCTGATCGATCAAAGAAAGGTAGATATTGAAGAATACATAAGACTGCAGTTACCAATAAATGAATCTTCAGATTGTTACCTGGCTTTCCGTCTGTAAACGACTCTTCAATTTAGTTGTTACTGTGGTTATAATTTCCTTGTTAGTTGACATGAGTTGGGCAAAAATCAAACGTATAACAGACTTGACTTTATCCTCCCCATCTTCTTTGGTCGTGCGGAGCAATTGGTTTTCGACCTCACTACCAACCAGTTCTACAATCTCAGGGACATTACCAATCACCTTCTTAAGCTCCTCAAGAGTGATAAAACCACAAAGAGCCTGAAAATGTGTCAAGGCCAGCGCCATCTCAGGCTTATAATTATCATCCTTGTAAATATCTGGCATAGACTTGTGCAAAGCCTTGGCCAATTCCTTATCTGGGTGTGCCTGTATTGACAATGCCTTTGCCACGGATTGCACCTAAACACACACAACCATATATTTCATCATTATTTCAATGGATCGGATCTCGCTGCAAAATTAAAGACAATTAAATTTTTCAAGGCAATAGGAAAATGTACCTTAAACAAGAAAGGCAGATCAGAGGAGCCCCATTTTTGGACAACCTTGTGACCGAGCATGTCATTAGGGTTGTTAGAAACCCAGTCTCTGAGAGACGGAGATGACCCAGTAGTGgtgctattattattattattcagaTCCTGATCAATCAAAAAGGAGGGTCCAGAGTCATGTGTTCCCATCCACATTTCAGCGTAAGGCTTTTCTAGGTCGATTTCAGAATGAGAATTGGAGGCACACAACCTGCCCACCACAGAGTCTCGGCCTTTCTTACCCCAGTCGTAGTTCATGACAGAGCATCTTAGCCTCTGAAccctcctctgcctctgctTTGGTTGTTGCATCTCCATGAATGAATTTGGCTGTGATTCATTAGTCCATGAATTAGGAATAGCCAGCGAGAAACTGAACCAACTAATGTGAGATTAGCCAGATATGAGATGCGTATATGATGCTTGTGGAAATGGTCGTGTCATATATCATGCGGTCTTTTCAAAGCGTTTGAAAGGGGAACATGAGAGAGTAAAGTTACTTGCTTTTGACGTCTGTGTTATCCAAATTTCTACATAATTtggtaaaagaaagaaaaaagaaaaagaaaagaagacacaTAGTTTTCGTGAAAGACTAAgcggtatttttttttttaattaatggtAACTCCATTGATAAAACTCATGTCACTCATCGCCTCACAATGGATAGAATAAGGTTTCATAGTAAAAATCATAGTGATATATAGGATAAACCAACTATATTCgaacttatcgctcacttatttaaagtgAGCTTATAACTATGACAAAtacatagtttataggcaagtacGTAAACTAACTACTCATTAGCGCTCACTAAAAACTAACGATCATATGGTTCTAACAGTAAGGActtattagaaaaaaaattactaaataAAGGCCCAAAACTCAAAGAAAGCTAAGCCCTAGGCCCAACAAGCAAGGCCCAGTTTCACTCTAAATTCACAATCTACAATCTGCGTACCCACGAGCTCTAGCCACTACGACTCGCCGCAGTAGTACCACCTGTCGTAGCCCTACCTCCACAACCCGTTGCCCTTGTCGCATCGAACCGCCGCCGCCTCCATTTCGCTTCAAGAGCCACCACTGTTGCCTGCCCAATGACGAAAGAAAAAACGACATGCAAAACAGGTAGTCCACAACCAAAATAGGTGGGAATCCACCGCTTCCAAACCGCCTCACTTGCTCGAGCTTGAGCCCAGTCCGTCGTTGCCTCACCATTCCTACAAGATGCACCCAGAAAGACTAAGCGGTCTTAACTCTTAGGTTGGTAAGAAAAACATGCCAAATAAATGAATAACATGGGAATTAAAGGGGGTGTATTATATTTAGATTTGTGCatactttttttaaatgacagaatttttgaaaagtccacagactctttaaaaagttgatagattgctattgatttcttaaaaccattgattttagcaacataaTTTTAATTAATTCATGAAAATTATCTATTTTATTATAAATGACTTCTATAGACTTCCTAGCacttataaaaacaaaaaacaaaaccaatgcaGCCCAAACGCAAAATAAGATAATAACTCGTTCTCTCTCCCATTGTCAAGTATCTTCTagtagaaattgactcaaatgattatgaatgattattactTTGTTTAactagtttgttctcattcctaatcttcCAATCAACATAAAGATACAATATcaatcacttgatgtttattgttaattattctcatcaattttgtttttgccTAATAACATATATCATAAGAATTTTGgccaatgtcttgatctataatctatcaattgaaattcaattgttaaAGCTttctttgaaccataatataagaCAAAATCCAGTATTTTATAGCAATAATATTCAAGGTTTTAggggtagaccacaatatttgggatttagggtttcataattttttttgtttctattagggtttcaagtatcacaattgaaaaacaaaatcacattcaacaactacaatgaacatattggatatcataaaagattagagaaaagataaaaaaaaaaactaagaaaaaaTGTCAAGCCAGTAGTGACAATGGAGAAGTTGGCACTAGTTGTGCTAGTGGAATGACCTAGTCAACCCGAATCGTTTTGTGGTTCAGAGAGATGAGGACCAACCTAATTCAGAGAGAAAGACttttatagatttttttttttttttgggaaaaatgaaactttgatatatttttttcaaatttttggtCTGGTGgctagaaaattattggagtttggtaaatatagttaacactataaaatccataattatccatgattttctaattctataagtatgaatgatattttgttcCTATTGAATACTCCTCGATTTTGGTGGAATCCATGAAGTCTTTAACAATCCTAATtgagggggtgtattgtatatgaaattactggaacttttaaagaaatctatgaaatttaaaaatttgggcgtattcaatatagacttttagcaATCCATAAAAATCTTAGGGTATTCAATTAGAATTTCTAGTCGTTTCTAGTCGTAGGGTACTAGAGATGCTCCTTCAAGCAATCTAATTTAGATacaaattttctatttttgtggaagtcgtatccaaggtggttcaaggctcaaggaccatatattcacattttttttgttactgtGCCAGTGCAAGGGTCACATTAACTCAATTAGAGAGGGTTAGAGTCGGTTCAAGGGTCAGTAACTAACTCTAATCAGCGTAGAGATAAGAAATTTGCTTAGTATCAAGCGCGCTCATGCGGAGTTTAAAGTAGTTTTTAATTTGCGTGAGGCTAATATAGTGGCTCATAACCTAGCAAGTAAAGCATGTAAATGTAATAGTGTTAGCCAAAATTGGTTTGGTTCGGGACTTTGTAAGGAATGTCATTATCAAGAattagcttaattatataaAGTTTTTGATAAAAATATTTCATCTaataatataaaagaaagaaaaggagtcttttaattttgatttcttTCTGTAGTTGAGTACCAGCGCACCGCCGCAGCAGCCTCTTCTTCATTCTCCATCTCGCTCGCTCTGATGGACTCTCTGCTAGCAAACTACGCCTCTTCcgacgaagaagaagatcaaaaaccccaccaccaccaccaactaCAACCACCTccaaacccttcttcttcttcttcttcttctcttttctcttctctacccaaacccaaacccgaaCCCGAACCTTCATCCTTCTTTAATTCCCTTCCTCCTCCGAAACAAACCCATTCAAATCCTCCCCACCAAGAAGACCAAGACTCAAAACCCACCTCAAGATCTTCTCTTTTCTCCTCTctacccaaacccaaaccctccTCTCTCTTCCAATCCCTTCCCAAACCAAAACTTGaaccacaagaagaagaagaagaagacataaAACCCCCTTCTTCTgttttctcttctcttcctccCCCCAAATCCCAAATCCCTAACAAACCCATCTCCAATTCCTCATCTTCTCCTGCCCAAATCCCCAAAAGGGTCGTCCAATTCAAGCCTCCCATCAACCCCTATTTCGCAAACTCTTCCCATCTcgaagacgacgacgacgatgaggaagaagaagagaggcgGCGGCGAAAAGCCTCGGAGGCCTCGTCGGCGCAACCTTTGTCCGTGACGTCCTTCTTATCAGCTATTCCGGCGCCCAGGAACTCGGGTGTGAATTCCGGTTTAGGTTCCGGTGTAGGTTCCGGTAGGAGAGCCACCGTTGAAACTGAGTCGTGTGGTTCTAAAGTGGAGAGCGATGTGGGTTTGGATCGAAATGAAAATGTAGCAAGTTATGATGATCCCCAATCAAATTTTGATCCAAATGCAGAAGGTTATGGTGGGTATGAGAGTTACCAATATGGTGTTGACCAAAATGTGGATTCTGGGGTTAGTGGCGGTGATGGTTCGAGCTATGGTAGTTACAGTGGTTATGGTGGGTATAATGGTTATGCTGGAAATCATGGGAACGAATGGGCTGATGGGTCGGGGACTGCGGCGGCAATGGGTGTGTCAGGTGATACTGGGGTTAAAGTGAgtgggaagaggaggaggaatgaTGTCCCAACTGAAATACTTGAGGTTAAGCAGGATGAGTTGATGAAGAATCGGCCGAGGGAGGACCAAGCCAAGGTGACCGGGATAGCTTTTGGGCCTTCTTACCAGGTATGTATCATCTATCATCCTCTGCTAAATGATTTTTATCAATTAAAGCCATGATAAATCTTCCTCTGCATTTGAGATATATCATCTATTTAGTTTTGTGTTAGTTATTAATTTGTAGGATTTGATATCTTTAGAAAGTGAATTGCATTCTTTGCAATTTAAGTTGATGATAAGAGACTTCTACTTTCTTTTTGCTTGTTTATAAGTTGCATTTTATGTGCTATTCTCTTGTGGACATCAAACTCTTTATGCATTATTCCAGAACCAGTAGGAAAATATAACCCGGTAACTTAATGACCTGTGCATCTATTTAGGCAAATGCAATACAAACATTAAGTCAGTAGCTGCACAAATTGTCACAAGGTCAATGAAATGGGATAGGGCAAGGAGAGGTTCTGCCTTGTGGACAATTACTGTTGGGAACCTTGAGTCTGTTGAAATAAGGTGATAAATGAAAGGTACTAGcaatatataatataaaaaCAGTGTAGTAGTCTTCTTTACGGTTATTTTAGTTGTTTATGTAAATACAGTTGAAATTGTGTGTTAATATACTGGACATTGAACACTACACTGGGAAGTGCTCCTCTATGCTTCTATGTATGGTGCTGCTTAGTATAGTATTGGGCATCAGGTAGGACTTAGGATCAAGGATTCAGTTGGTGAGCTTATATCTGGACCCTGGTATGAAGAGGGATGACAAAGgatcatgacatttaaaattttATAAGGAAATTTTGAAGGGAAAAGAATCTATAAAGATGATCTGTAATTTGTAATAGTGACTTCTTCTGGGGCAAGACAACAAGGTTAATTTTCGATGAGAGTGTGTGACCATATGGGATGAAAACAGGGTTTGTTCCATGATACTGGAGTGTTTCCTTGGAATGCAGTGAAGGCAGTCTTTGGGTAATCAATTTGCTCTGTAGAGATATTCCAGATTAGGGGTGCATTGTTTTCTAGATTAAGTCCATTTGTGATGCATTGTTCTCCTGGTGCATGGTTCTGTAGAGGCTTAGTGTCTATAGGCGGCCATCGCAGGAATTGAGTCCATATGTGACGTGGGTTTTTTCTGTTTGTCTTATTTGATTATGACATGGTTTTCAGTACAAGTCAACTTGTTGGAATTTAGCAAGTACACCTTTTCCTAACTAGATTAACTTTGAATAATCTGATAAACATAATAAACAACACTATCCCCTAAAGCGAGGATGACTTATAAGTTTGTGTTTTAGTTAGATTGAACTTTTTAATTCGTGCTGCCCATAGATTGGCAGCTTGTTCATTAATTACATCTGAAATGATAGATGAAACTATCTGATAGTTCATCTTGTACAATTGTACATTGAAGTATCACATAGTTCATAGTTCACTGCACCTTATTCATCTTGTACATGGAACTATCACATAGTAATGCTAATTTTAGAGAGAATCAGAATCATTCAACTGTTAGATCGCTGTACTTATAAAACTTTCATTCAGCAAGAAAAGGAACTCTGACTCATGGTCCTATCTATTGTGTTTCATTATGTTTTGTAGCAActtatttctattttagctaatgCATTGAcacttttatttgtttcttttctatTAAGCCTGTTTCGACGAAGGGGAAACCGACAAAGCTGCATAAGAGGAAGCATCAGATTGGTTCTCTGTACTTTGATATGAAGCAGAAGGAGATGGAACTTCAGGAGCGGCGTTCAAGAGGCTTCCTTACAAAAGCTGAAACACAAGCCAAGTATGGATGGTGATCCTGGGAAATATCATATTCTCAAAAAGGATTCTGCGaccaattttttatattttgtattctGAAACTGTATTTTTGAAAAAGTGAGATAGAAGATAGGAActtttctcttcatttctgtttCTTCAAGTAATTACGCTTGTATCATTGGCATTtcagaaagaaaatttaaatgTTTATATGGCAATGTGGATTCTTTCTCTAGCTAGTAGTGATATGCAAAGTGCTTTTCAAAAGTACTCCTGCTTCCTATGAAGAGACTGAGATTCACATATCTGTAATCAAGTGAGTAGTATCCGAATAATCATGTGTATTTACAGAGGAATGGTGCT belongs to Rosa chinensis cultivar Old Blush chromosome 4, RchiOBHm-V2, whole genome shotgun sequence and includes:
- the LOC112197550 gene encoding uncharacterized protein LOC112197550 isoform X1, encoding MMNTCLLSKCSNSKQICFSFFFFSSLWEEPAHEVEGPFESRLQTSHPLPEGLGAQVIALFTSTFREPKKIDNKIPPKVQATTPAKWAQSAPTQERTNISGDVLRKDQKDVTHTPENNATATPTIINTNLVPYVTLHLAALNGDWMTARNFLQLQPEAVRAKITKGSETALHIAAGAKRTLFVEELVKWMTPNDLELKNDVGNTALYFAAVSGIKRIAEVMVDINPRLPQIRGTKDLTPLHMATLLGHKEIVWYLYDKTILTEQDYIGLLISAITADLYDVALDIIQKHPEMAFARDRNGETALHVLARKPSACYSGSQLGSLKRWITSYVAMDIVEQHPEMISVQDEIVETTLQIVEPSACYSGNQLGLWKRLILSVPNIQVSYDKKLNHMQATELVKLLWKKVLTLGSDLGINDLINVPSRLLFTAAELGNIEFLIILIRSYPSLIWQVDEQNRSIFHAALIHRQEKVFNLIYELGGLKDLIASYKDVNNNNMLHLAARASPNRLSFDTGAALKLRRELTWFKEVEKIVQPLYKEMRNSDGETPQLLFTKEHKELLRQGEEWMKGTASSCMVVATLIATVMFSVFSTVPGGNNNNTGIPIFLKSRAFKVFVISDSISLISSTTSILSFLSILTSRYTEGDFLNSLPYRLIVGLATLFISMATMMMTFVATLLMVLGPGFHEIKFPVALVAAVPVGFYALLQFPLLSDMICHAYISRVSFRPCNHLLH
- the LOC112197550 gene encoding uncharacterized protein LOC112197550 isoform X2, coding for MMNTCLLSKCSNSKQICFSFFFFSSLWEEPAHEVEGPFESRLQTSHPLPEGLGAQVIALFTSTFREPKKIDNKIPPKVQATTPAKWAQSAPTQERTNISGDVLRKDQKDVTHTPENNATATPTIINTNLVPYVTLHLAALNGDWMTARNFLQLQPEAVRAKITKGSETALHIAAGAKRTLFVEELVKWMTPNDLELKNDVGNTALYFAAVSGIKRIAEVMVDINPRLPQIRGTKDLTPLHMATLLGHKEIVWYLYDKTILTEQDYIGLLISAITADLYALDIIQKHPEMAFARDRNGETALHVLARKPSACYSGSQLGSLKRWITSYVAMDIVEQHPEMISVQDEIVETTLQIVEPSACYSGNQLGLWKRLILSVPNIQVSYDKKLNHMQATELVKLLWKKVLTLGSDLGINDLINVPSRLLFTAAELGNIEFLIILIRSYPSLIWQVDEQNRSIFHAALIHRQEKVFNLIYELGGLKDLIASYKDVNNNNMLHLAARASPNRLSFDTGAALKLRRELTWFKEVEKIVQPLYKEMRNSDGETPQLLFTKEHKELLRQGEEWMKGTASSCMVVATLIATVMFSVFSTVPGGNNNNTGIPIFLKSRAFKVFVISDSISLISSTTSILSFLSILTSRYTEGDFLNSLPYRLIVGLATLFISMATMMMTFVATLLMVLGPGFHEIKFPVALVAAVPVGFYALLQFPLLSDMICHAYISRVSFRPCNHLLH
- the LOC112197550 gene encoding uncharacterized protein LOC112197550 isoform X3 — protein: MFLLLLLFLSLAKGIMSEDFQEEPAHEVEGPFESRLQTSHPLPEGLGAQVIALFTSTFREPKKIDNKIPPKVQATTPAKWAQSAPTQERTNISGDVLRKDQKDVTHTPENNATATPTIINTNLVPYVTLHLAALNGDWMTARNFLQLQPEAVRAKITKGSETALHIAAGAKRTLFVEELVKWMTPNDLELKNDVGNTALYFAAVSGIKRIAEVMVDINPRLPQIRGTKDLTPLHMATLLGHKEIVWYLYDKTILTEQDYIGLLISAITADLYDVALDIIQKHPEMAFARDRNGETALHVLARKPSACYSGSQLGSLKRWITSYVAMDIVEQHPEMISVQDEIVETTLQIVEPSACYSGNQLGLWKRLILSVPNIQVSYDKKLNHMQATELVKLLWKKVLTLGSDLGINDLINVPSRLLFTAAELGNIEFLIILIRSYPSLIWQVDEQNRSIFHAALIHRQEKVFNLIYELGGLKDLIASYKDVNNNNMLHLAARASPNRLSFDTGAALKLRRELTWFKEVEKIVQPLYKEMRNSDGETPQLLFTKEHKELLRQGEEWMKGTASSCMVVATLIATVMFSVFSTVPGGNNNNTGIPIFLKSRAFKVFVISDSISLISSTTSILSFLSILTSRYTEGDFLNSLPYRLIVGLATLFISMATMMMTFVATLLMVLGPGFHEIKFPVALVAAVPVGFYALLQFPLLSDMICHAYISRVSFRPCNHLLH
- the LOC112197550 gene encoding uncharacterized protein LOC112197550 isoform X4: MSEDFQEEPAHEVEGPFESRLQTSHPLPEGLGAQVIALFTSTFREPKKIDNKIPPKVQATTPAKWAQSAPTQERTNISGDVLRKDQKDVTHTPENNATATPTIINTNLVPYVTLHLAALNGDWMTARNFLQLQPEAVRAKITKGSETALHIAAGAKRTLFVEELVKWMTPNDLELKNDVGNTALYFAAVSGIKRIAEVMVDINPRLPQIRGTKDLTPLHMATLLGHKEIVWYLYDKTILTEQDYIGLLISAITADLYDVALDIIQKHPEMAFARDRNGETALHVLARKPSACYSGSQLGSLKRWITSYVAMDIVEQHPEMISVQDEIVETTLQIVEPSACYSGNQLGLWKRLILSVPNIQVSYDKKLNHMQATELVKLLWKKVLTLGSDLGINDLINVPSRLLFTAAELGNIEFLIILIRSYPSLIWQVDEQNRSIFHAALIHRQEKVFNLIYELGGLKDLIASYKDVNNNNMLHLAARASPNRLSFDTGAALKLRRELTWFKEVEKIVQPLYKEMRNSDGETPQLLFTKEHKELLRQGEEWMKGTASSCMVVATLIATVMFSVFSTVPGGNNNNTGIPIFLKSRAFKVFVISDSISLISSTTSILSFLSILTSRYTEGDFLNSLPYRLIVGLATLFISMATMMMTFVATLLMVLGPGFHEIKFPVALVAAVPVGFYALLQFPLLSDMICHAYISRVSFRPCNHLLH